One part of the Mya arenaria isolate MELC-2E11 chromosome 3, ASM2691426v1 genome encodes these proteins:
- the LOC128229305 gene encoding complement C1q-like protein 2 isoform X2 yields the protein MKGTEIDTLGTQLNGNFTTLQEEIRKKGKEIDSLRTQLNKITTAAASHVPKTFHAYLSTDVTLSDHEIIKFDIEETDTVNSYDTTNGMFTAHVDRFYFLAITIHSAVNSYVGAEIVVNGVVKGEAFADSEEIADTHSSSAMTIVRMSAREEAYVRRGSDSKSALWSQATRGRSTFSGWLLN from the exons ATGAAAGGAACAGAAATAGATACCCTTGGAACTCAGTTAAACGGCAATTTCAcaa cattGCAAGAAGAAATCAGAAAGAAGGGAAAAGAGATAGATAGCCTTCGaactcagttaaacaaaatcacaa CAGCGGCAGCTTCGCATGTTCCCAAGACATTCCACGCGTACTTGAGCACAGACGTCACCCTCAGCGACCATGAAATCATAAAGTTCGATATCGAG GAAACAGACACCGTGAACAGCTACGACACTACTAACGGAATGTTCACCGCTCACGTTGACAGATTCTACTTCTTGGCTATAACAATACATTCTGCTGTCAATAGTTACGTTGGCGCCGAGATAGTCGTTAATGGCGTCGTCAAGGGCGAAGCGTTCGCTGACTCGGAGGAAATTGCCGACACGCACTCCTCCAGCGCGATGACAATCGTCCGAATGAGTGCCAGGGAGGAGGCGTACGTCCGACGTGGGTCAGACAGTAAGTCGGCGTTATGGAGTCAAGCAACCCGCGGACGTTCAACATTTTCTGGTTGGCTCCTAAATTAA
- the LOC128229305 gene encoding complement C1q-like protein 2 isoform X1, which produces MDMKQQLNTLKEEIRMKGTEIDTLGTQLNGNFTTLQEEIRKKGKEIDSLRTQLNKITTAAASHVPKTFHAYLSTDVTLSDHEIIKFDIEETDTVNSYDTTNGMFTAHVDRFYFLAITIHSAVNSYVGAEIVVNGVVKGEAFADSEEIADTHSSSAMTIVRMSAREEAYVRRGSDSKSALWSQATRGRSTFSGWLLN; this is translated from the exons ATGGACATGAAACAGCAACTTAACA cattGAAAGAAGAAATTCGAATGAAAGGAACAGAAATAGATACCCTTGGAACTCAGTTAAACGGCAATTTCAcaa cattGCAAGAAGAAATCAGAAAGAAGGGAAAAGAGATAGATAGCCTTCGaactcagttaaacaaaatcacaa CAGCGGCAGCTTCGCATGTTCCCAAGACATTCCACGCGTACTTGAGCACAGACGTCACCCTCAGCGACCATGAAATCATAAAGTTCGATATCGAG GAAACAGACACCGTGAACAGCTACGACACTACTAACGGAATGTTCACCGCTCACGTTGACAGATTCTACTTCTTGGCTATAACAATACATTCTGCTGTCAATAGTTACGTTGGCGCCGAGATAGTCGTTAATGGCGTCGTCAAGGGCGAAGCGTTCGCTGACTCGGAGGAAATTGCCGACACGCACTCCTCCAGCGCGATGACAATCGTCCGAATGAGTGCCAGGGAGGAGGCGTACGTCCGACGTGGGTCAGACAGTAAGTCGGCGTTATGGAGTCAAGCAACCCGCGGACGTTCAACATTTTCTGGTTGGCTCCTAAATTAA